The Perca fluviatilis chromosome 2, GENO_Pfluv_1.0, whole genome shotgun sequence genome includes a region encoding these proteins:
- the daw1 gene encoding dynein assembly factor with WDR repeat domains 1 translates to MKLKRFFLRYYPPGIILEYEKGGYLRTKSIDLLDLTSETNPDELLAEIRQSEPLITESRADQVKQLILRLQQKQGQQDHHRFCFFKELKAHILPLTNVAFDKSGSRFITGSYDRTCRVWDTASGTELHTLEGHRNVVYAIAFNNPYGDKIATGSFDKTCKLWCAETAKCFHTFRGHMAEIVCLAFNPQSTLVATGSMDATAKLWDVETGEEVATLTGHTAEVLSLCFNTVGSQLVTGSFDHTVAIWDVASGRRVHTLIGHRGEISNVQFNWDCSLIVTGSMDKTCKLWEAVSGKCVATLVGHKEEVLDVCFDLSGQLIATASADGTARVFSATTHQCLVTLEGHDGEISKICFSPQGSRVLTASSDKTARLWDVQSGVCLQVLEGHTDEIFSCVFNYEGDTIITGSKDNTCRIWY, encoded by the exons ATGAAACTCAAACGGTTCTTTCTCAGATATTATCCACCAG GTATAATCTTGGAATATGAAAAAGGAGGATATTTGAGGACCAAATCAATCGACCTTTTGGATTTAACTTCAGA AACAAACCCAGATGAGTTGTTGGCAGAAATCAGGCAGTCAGAGCCTTTGATCACAGAGTCCCGGGCTGATCAGGTCAAACAACTGATCCTTCGACTTCAGCAGAAACAGGGCCAGCAGGACCACCACAGGTTCTGTTTCTTCAAG GAGCTAAAGGCACACATACTGCCACTGACAAACGTTGCCTTTGACAAATCAGGGTCAAG GTTTATAACTGGGAGCTATGACAGGACATGTAGAGTTTGGGACACTGCTTCAGGCACAGAGCTGCACACACTAGAGGGTCACAGAAACGTGGTGTATGCAATTGCATTCAACAACCCCTATGG AGACAAGATTGCCACCGGCTCTTTTGATAAGACATGCAAACTATGGTGTGCTGAGACGGCCAAATGTTTTCATACCTTTCGCGGACACATGGCAGAAATA GTGTGCCTGGCATTCAACCCCCAGAGTACACTGGTGGCCACAGGCAGCATGGATGCCACTGCCAAGCTGTGGGATGTGGAGACTGGGGAGGAGGTGGCCACTCTGACT GGCCACACTGCGGAGGTCCTCTCTCTATGCTTTAACACAGTGGGAAGTCAGCTTGTCACTGGCTCCTTTGACCACACTGTTGCTATATGGGATGTTGCTTCAGGAAG ACGTGTCCACACTCTGATTGGTCACAGGGGGGAAATCAGCAATGTTCAGTTTAACTGGGATTGCTCCCTCATAGTAACAGGCTCCATGGACAAAACCTGCAAG TTGTGGGAGGCAGTCAGTGGGAAGTGTGTGGCCACCCTAGTTGGACACAAAGAAGAGGTGCTAGATGTGTGCTTCGATTTAAGTGGTCAGCTCATTGCTACTGCCTCTGCTGATG GTACAGCGCGAGTGTTCAGTGCAACCACACATCAGTGTCTCGTGACCCTAGAGGGCCATGATGGAGAGATCTCTAAG ATCTGTTTCAGCCCCCAGGGCAGCAGGGTCCTGACTGCCAGCTCAGACAAGACAGCTCGTCTTTGGGATGTTCAGTCTGGAGTGTGCCTACAAGTCCTGGAGGGACACACCGACGAGATCTTCTCATGCGTCTTCAACTATGAGGGTGACACTATAATTACAG GCAGCAAGGATAACACATGCCGGATCTGGTACTGA